A genome region from Pseudomonas sp. S06B 330 includes the following:
- the rpsO gene encoding 30S ribosomal protein S15, with the protein MALSVEEKAKIVGEYQQAAGDTGSPEVQVALLTANINKLQGHFKANGKDHHSRRGLIRMVNQRRKLLDYLKGKDTTRYSALIGRLGLRR; encoded by the coding sequence ATGGCACTCAGCGTTGAAGAAAAAGCAAAGATCGTTGGCGAATACCAGCAAGCTGCCGGTGATACCGGTTCGCCAGAAGTGCAGGTTGCACTGCTGACCGCCAACATCAACAAGCTGCAAGGCCACTTCAAGGCCAACGGTAAAGACCACCACTCCCGTCGTGGTCTGATCCGCATGGTTAACCAGCGTCGTAAGCTGCTGGACTACCTGAAGGGCAAAGACACCACTCGTTACAGCGCCCTGATCGGTCGCCTGGGCCTGCGTCGCTAA